In Megalobrama amblycephala isolate DHTTF-2021 linkage group LG21, ASM1881202v1, whole genome shotgun sequence, the genomic stretch tataattataaatgtctttactgtcacttttgatacatttaataCGTTGTTACTGAATAAAACTATTCATTTTGACCCACAGTTTCATCGACGCCACAGTGCATTTAGTGCGTGGATTTCTAATTTTAACGGATCAATTAATAAAATTTAGATTTCATTAATTGATTCATGtcaacaacataaaataataattttctccTCCTCTCCGCTAGAGGGAGACTTACCAAACTCGTCAAATATTCACTGAACTCTCGCGATATTATCGCGTCTCTCCTACCTTCTTCCTTTTCCGGGAGTCTCTCAAGATGGTAGGTTCACCTCTTATTTGTGAATAATAAAACGACAATAATCCAAACGAATCTACTGTAATCATGATGTATATTAGATTAGATAATACGAATAAGGCATATGTAAGAATTAATGCATGTTTTCAGGCCATTATTTTTCGCCTGGGATGAATGTTTAGATAGATGTTCGTTCGATTAGTAGCTTCAGTCGTGCGATCTAGTTCTCAGTGCAGCGTGATGGATTCTCAGACTGTTCTTGTGTTCCTGTGTAACGTGATTAAGTAGGAACtgatctttttattttattagtcaCTGTTTATCTGTTGGTTGAGAAGCTAACGGCTAAGTAAAAGCCCGTGAAAAGCGGCTGATTGACGGTGGTTGTGATTCCCACAGGCGGACGTTGAGCAGAAGAAGAAGCGTACCTTCAGGAAATTCACCTACAGAGGTGTGGACCTGGACCAGCTGCTGGACATGTCCTAGTGAGTCGAGCCTCTATCGCTTCACATTTCGTGTAAAGCGTCCAGGAAAAGTGTCGTCAAGTGAATGAATTAATGAGGAGAGAAACAAGGAGCAGGACACTCAAAAAAGTGGCAACTGACAAAAAAGTGGAAATGACTCGCTATGAGTTTCAAAACTGACTTTCTTGTGAGGAAAACAAAAGATTAGGTGGAATGTCCTGGCTGTTCTCTATGGAACTTGTTTACTCCACTGAGTAAATAAAAAGCTATTTCAACTTTATATTGCAGCTGTGacttctcagaattgcgagtttatcgctcgcaatcttttttttttctctctcagaattgcatgttataaagtcagaatttcgtgaTATGAAGTCGCAATTGCTAATTGCGCAGTGAAAAATatatcgcagagcaaagaggacactgacaacacgtcgacagacaagacagagcaggttacttatgatattaaagtcccagctttaaaattatgtaatttattttaagaaattagaacaataaaaaccattttgtggctcttttaAGTGTCATAACAGTTTGCTGTAGcgctcagctcaagaggctcgtgaaccgatcatctctttctACTAGATAATTTATAGcgtcaaataaacattaacgaacatgagaatgaatgttgtttaaaacacGGAAAGACACAATCACAcaacatttttcaagttcaaatccaccaaggttaatctaactcctgactgctttgtcagacaaaatggcggattcggagttatgattggttagatcgcttgtcaaaaACTCCTGGCAAAgggtcaattctgagaaaagtcagaattgtgagcgataaactcgcaattctgagaaaaaaggcaTCACCCTCAGAAATTAGTCTTTAAAAGTCACGATTGCGAGAGTCATAATTGCAATATAAAGTTgcaataacctttttttttttttttttttttttttttaatcagtggtgcagacaagcttccatagtgctctatttgagaaaaaaaaatcaagaaaattgtgatgttttatcttgcaattctgatctTTGTTCACAATTCAGAATTGGTTGGTTTGTAGTTCTAATTGGTAAAGTCtgaatataaactcacaattctgacttatttctTACAAGATTGCAGTTACctcttttattctgtggtgggtTTCTGAAGGAAAAAGTCTGTGAGACGGAAGCtagaattatgaaaaaaaaaaaaagaaaattgtgaGATGGAAACTCGCAAttatataaagtaagaattgtgagagaaaGTCAACGTTtacctttttacttttttattctgtggcagaaacgAGCTTCCATAGATCTTTCTCATGCAACAGTTTGTAAAATTGACAAAGCaccatcaaagtagtccatactGTGCTATGTCAGTACTTCATCAAGTCATATGATGGTTTTCTGAACAGAATTGATAAAGTCAAAATGCCTTCCTCTACTGCAGCTCAAATCTGTGTGTAAGACAGAATGGATGCGCTTCTGTACTGTATccaagtccctttaagacaagtcatttcacttggcggccatctttgaatagcctctcgggcatgcaatTGCAGcttctatctctttgaatggggaaacatcaaattctccaaagttgtttgccaagctttcgattaaaattcttatttgaaatcaccaatgaaatctgaccacaactgtctcataaatttttttaaatgctcaaatcatgacCAAAAAGTGCTACTAACTAGCTACTAACTGCCGCTGCAGTGACACGATGGCTTTACCAATTGCCTTAgttcttatttagaaggcgggacttattccgccatattgtgcattgcactttctcccattcaaaacaatacgagtgacgcgtcttgttgttctatagtctttggcagTATAGAAGTTTGACGGTCAAAGTTCTGAATTAAGGTGTCATTATCAATGATCTAGTTCTGCTTGTGTAGAAATGTTGATTTAAGCTAGTGTCTGTTTTTTTCCTTAGTGAGCAGCTGATGCAGCTCTACTGTGCCAGACAGAGGAGGAGGCTGAACCGCGGCCTCAGGAGGAAGCAGCAGTCTCTCCTTAAACGCCTCCGTAAGGCCAAGAAAGAGGCGCCTCCCATGGAGAAACCAGAGGTGGTGAAAACTCACCTGAGAGACATGGTCATCCTGCCGGAGATGGTTGGATCCATGGTCGGCGTGTACAACGGCAAGACCTTCAACCAGGTTGAAATCAAGGTGGGGATGAATCATGCACTGTTGAAAGATCGTGAAGAATGTGCTAAAGTTCATTTCAAGGACTCACCCTGTGTCCCACAaagacattaaatattaatgacATTGTATTGAATGCATtgtgaatattttttatttttttttagtaaatataatttacaagATCTGGCAGGGTGCAGCTAATGATATGTATTTTGTCTCTTTTCAGCCTGAGATGATTGGTCATTACCTTGGAGAGTTCTCCATCACATACAAGCCTGTTAAACACGGTCGTCCGGGTATTGGAGCCACTCATTCTTCCCGCTTCATTCCTCTGAAGTAAAAATTGagtatgtaaataaaagcctcCAAAACAGCCTctgatttttgtcttttttttttttttttttttctctccataaaAGCTACATTTATAGTTTATTTTCCTCTGTGCATCAGCAGGCACATGATCGTCAGATTCACATACTGCTGCAGCACACGCGTTTTCATTTTGAAGCCATTATAACGGTGTGTGTCCAACTGAGCGAGCGTTTTCTGTTCATTCCTTCCATAGGAATAAACAAATAGAACCTTCAAATGAGATGAAACTGCCTCGCTCATGGATGTGAATCCATTATAGAAGCATCAGCATTGCACAACTCAAGTTGTACTTTGCATCCGCTGCTGTTGGCAAGAAAGAGTAAACAAGTCGGTTTTTAGCTTCATTTTCAGTTCAAAACCTCAAACTATGTAAGTAGCTGTATAGATGTTAATATTGCAAACATGCACTCAATTCCTTTTTGGAAAAGTATTTCAAACCTTTTCTTGGACtgagtaaaacattttaaaagtattttaattaaatgtaagcGATTATGAGCTGAGGACAACAATGACTCAAAAATATCTACACTTTGTTGGCCATAGACTCTGAAGTTTGCGTTGTAGTAGTCTGATTTTAGTGGGCTGTTGGTTGTGATTGGTTTAGACCCTtgcatgttttcatttttcagttttacagatttagtgaatatttttatatgttGCAGCATTATTTGTTCTAATTTATAAATTATCTTGAAGTGAAACAGATGGTCAATTATATTATACCTGTAACAGTTGGGTTCAATACttccaaaatatttaattttactgtatACTTTTTCAGATTTATGTCAGAACAGATATCTATAACAGTTTGGTTTACAAGTTATAAATAATTGATCAGAGTACACAGTGGTAACCTGATTTTGTAgggatttttttatatttgagcTAACACCCTAAGGACGGCCATGACGGCTTCGATTCTCTTTGATCTTCAACTTCCCTTTTTACTAAGACCTTATTTTCTGATGCACTGCCATCACTATCAATACTTTATGTAAAAGGTGCAGCTTTTCCTCTCTGTCTTCTATAAATTTACTAACATAAACCTAAAACGCAGGCAAAAGGGCTGCATGACACaatttttttgatattttttttttgagttattacatttacaaaatgtacattaaaaATAGCCAAAAAATTTAGAAAAGACATTTGgatgtgcaatttttttttttttttatgtatttcctATTCTAAAATTAACTTGACAGCATGTGAACATGTGCCCATGTCTTGTCCAGGTCCTTGTTGCCAAACATGTCAAGCACATGGCAcatagattttaattttttatttattttttttttctaaaatacattttttttgtttgaatgttattattgtattttaaatgcgATTTTCTCTGCATCATTTATAAATGACGGAACACCATAAGCCTTGATTAACTATTCTAGATTAAGGCCTACTCCTgtcttaatttaaaccctgtaTGGAAAACCACccctaaatgtttaattttatgtttgaattCCGATTGAATTGTGCAttctttaatcattttaaacCTAAAATGTTACCAGATTTATGAACTCGGCAGATTTTACTGGTGAAAAAACAGTTTGGCAGCATGCAATATAATAGGCCTGTCAAAGATTGCATTTGTGCTTTCTTTTAAGTTTCtgtctctctcatctctcttgAAATTAATGTGGGCTGTGTAGGTGTCTATGAACATGAAGCAGAAagagctttttgtttttgacaCTCACCCTTTTAACAGTAATTCAACAGTGCTGGAGAACTTTCAACATTAAGGCCTGGCAGGGCTTAGATTAAATCAGGAttaagccttagttcaattaggacatttagcttttttaaacatgcattggaaaaaaaataacattactgtTGTGCATCGTGAGACAAAaaaatggcactgacatattttaagatatgtcagtgcaagctGCTTTTGGTTAAAACACctcaaatatgcattttagtctgggacgaGGCTTAAGCCTTTAACCGGGGGTTaaagtataaaataatatgaaagtaaaaaaaaaaaaaaaagaatattctGCTGTCTATCACAGACAGGACATCAGCTGATATTaaactgtaaataaatacaaaaaataaatccatCTATTTACAACAGAAGCATCCATAGCAACAGTATTTCTTTGTGAACtttgaatatttaatattgagATCACTCATGTGATATAAACATCTTTGAGCTGACATTATCATAACACATTTTATCCTATTTAAGCACATAAATCCCATAGTAGACATAAGAATGAGctcaaatgaaaagaaaaaaaagcatccTCTAGGGATCTTCATTTCATTCAAAAGCTGGAAATATTCAACCACTCTGCTCTGGGACAAATGTCCATCTGAGCTCTTCTCTGAGTCTGTTTGCTGCAGTCATACATAGACCAATTGGCAAATATCCAAAGACATCCTACGTTCAGACTGTGCCATTAAATTTGTCCCACATGGAAGAGCAGAGCAAATTTAACACCTTTAAATGGATACCGTAGCGTTTGGTAGACCAGCTATTTCTTGCCCTTAGATCTGATGTCCACTGAGGCCTCTGTCCCAGTATTGATGGTTTTTGGTGCAGTTGTTGGTCTTATTAAGTCTGGCTGAGATTTGGAGGGTGACTTGGGGGCAGTTTTTGGTCTTGTGTCCTCTGGAGATTTGGTGGTGGGCTTTGTGGGGGCTGCTTCCTGTTTGGGTTTCGAGGCAGTTGCTGGCTGCCACAGGAAGAATTCATGTAAGAGAGTATTAACTACATCAGGGCACTCCATCATGACCATGTGACTTCCGTCATCAATGACCTTCAGGAACCCCAGCAAGAGGATCTACAAGAAGGTTAGTAAATGAGTAAAGAGTTATTGATATGTTTTTGCACACCAGCTTATCAAATTATTTACTGCCACTAAAACCCTATTCACAGAATCTCTTTAATTACAGGAGGAAAAAGCCTTTATGGATGAGGCCCAAAGCTTGGAACATAAAATCACTGTACCTCTGCCATACGCTGGTCCTCTTGTACTGGTACAAACTTGTCGTACATGCCGTGAACCAGCAGAACAGGCACTGTGATTTCAGCGTGGTAAACCTCATCACCCTCCGGCCAGTACTGTCCACTCATCATAGGACCGCAGAACGAAGGAAGACACGTTGAAGGCATTGTTCTCTTTTAGTAGTTTCTTTTCTCTTGTTCCCTGATGGGCAAATCCAGCCcttgaataaagaaaaaaaaccatatttattattaaaaaacattaaaggattagttcactttcaaattaaaatttcctgataatttactcacccccatgtcatccaagatgttcatgtctttctttcttcagtcgaaaaagaaattaaggtttttgatgaaaacattccaggattattctccttatagttggacttcaatggagtcccaaacagttgaaggtcaaaattacagtttcagtgcagcttcaaagcgttctacacgatcccagacaaggaataggggtcttatctagagaaaccatcgctcattttctaaaaaaacaaaacaaattgtataaattttaaccataaatgctgaTCTTGAAcaagctctcttcttcttctctatttgaattccaggcAGTGTAGACTCTGCTAAGTATATTActtgccctccacaggtcaaagattgaactaaattgtcatgtacaatatgctagtgcaatttgtataacaattatttcaatcttttgacctgaggagggcagtaatacacttagcagtgtctacactgctggaattcaaatagagaagaagaagagtgcttgttcaagatgagcatttatggttaaaacgtatataataaaaaaaaaaatgtagaaaatgagtgatggtttctctagataagacccttatttctcgtctgggatcgtgtagaacgctttgaagctgcactgaaactgtaattttgaccttcaactgtttggtgcccattgaagtccactataaggagaataatcctggaatgttttcatcgaaaaccttaatttcttttagactgaagaaagaaagacatgaacatcttggatgacatgggggtgagtaaattatcaggaaatttttatttgaaagtgaactagtCTTTTAAATGGACAAGGTGGTTGCCAAACATGTTCAAGCTGGCAAAAAGGCAAGGCAGGGACAATATGTCCTGGTGACCATTATTCTTACATGAGGAAACTCCAGGTGAGGCACGGGGACAGGAAATTAAGGACACACGTGGGCAAGTTGAAGACAGAGCAGAGACTGGGCTCGAGTGCTGTGGGACCTCCACCATTAATCATCACAACTTTATGAACTTGTTCCGGATACTCGTGAGCCAGGAAGGTACAAAACGAGACACTGCTCaaagaaagaaaatgctaaaattaGAGGGAAAAGGTATCTGCATTAACCAGGCAAATGAGTAAATTTGTGGACCATTTCTCACCCATATGAGTGTCCAACTAAAATATTCCGCCTCTTTGCATATCGCTTGAAGATGATTCTAACGTCCTCAGCCAGAGCATAAAAGGTATAGGCAGCAGGTATCTGAGGGGCTGAACTTGCACCATGGCCGACCAGGTCTGGGGCGATGACCTCGTAACCAAGTTGGGAGAAATAGTCCAGTTGGCTTCCCCAGATATCCAGCGATCCCCCGACTCCATGTATGAAAAACAAGGCCACGTCAGGGTGAGTACCTTTGCAGCATGCAATCTTCCGCTCGCAGTCAATCACAATGGAGCGTTTGGGTTTGCGCCGCCTGCGCTGCACTTGCTGCTGCTCCTGCTGTGGTACAGGTTTGGTATCTGTATCCTGTCCTGCAGCTGACCCTGGTGTGGGCTCAGTAGCCTGACCTGCTGCAGGAGCCTCACAGTTGGAAACTTCCATATCCACAGTGCTGTCTCCATTCTGATAGCGGACCAGCTCTGGATGGGTGGCTTCGTTGATGTTCTCAATCAGAAGCTGTCCATTTCGGTACACCGAGATTTTGCGCTTGCAGCTCACACTACCCCCTTCCCCAGTCCCTGGCTCCTCAACCACTGGTCTGTCTGGGATAATATGTCGAACCCTCAGAACCCTTCCTGGTTTCACCTCTACAAATTCAAAACCATCGGTGGGCTCGGATGATTCAATAGGGACCACCACATTTGTAGACTTCCCTGTAAAGCAACAGAATATTCCATCCACAAAGCTGGTGAGCATGGTGAACGCCTGGGGAAATAAGAAGTACACTTGGGTTCTCAAAGAATCAGTGTTTTAGTACATGGGCTTCTGCAAAATTCAGTTCGGCTGACCAAGGATCCACACATTCtcatatatgatatatgattTAACTCCATTGTGTTGGGTGCAACAAGCTACCCAGTTCCTCTGGCCAAAAAGTGACCCCAGAGCATGATACTACCTCCACCATGCTTGATGTTAGAAATTAGGTTGGATGTTGGGTTGTTTTTGCGTCAAATACAATACTTTGCTTTCAGGTCTATTACGTACACTTATTCTCACAGGACCATAGAATTTTGCAATCTACTAGCATTTCCACGAATGAGTAAAAagtttcggtaacactttacttgaaggggtgtgcataagactgacatgacaccttcataatcatgacatgacacgtgtcatgaatatgaaggaggttttatgcatgtttatgacaactgtcattaaatgtaattcgctcaattatgtcatttttaatgcaaagatgacattgtttgagatgtctttgttacgacaacttgacataaaccaatacatcataacctgtcagtgtctttgtcatgacaacttgacattagcaaaacatcataacctgtcataaacatgacatagcagattaattatcaaacttaaaaaactacttagctttatgggttaacattacattacattattttggtaacacttcagtatagggaacacatatataaatgattaactatgacttttccctcaataaactcttaatttactgcttattatagttaattgttaagttcaggtattgggtaggattaagaatgtagaataagatcatgcagaataaggcattaatatgtgctttataagtactaataaacagccaatattttagccatatgaatgctaatagtaataagcaactagttaaaagactctaaaataaagtgttaccattattttataacagtgtcatcttctttacgaaatttgaaattgtctattatctgaccttctgttggtggaaacttaaaaaaaacaaaaaacaaaaacaaaaaaaaaaacatgaaatgagaaatagtcatgacgctgttataaaattatttgtcagagtattgtcacttagtgacattttaatgacaagttcaatttgtaccactgtacttgagctcaagatacatattcatgacactattataatggcctcatgacagccaatgtcaaaaccaaccacatgacagtttaatgtaatgttaagccataaagctaaataatgtcaagttgtcatgacaaagacactgacaggttatgatgtattggtttatgttaAGTTGTCATAACttggacatctcaaacaatgtcatctttgcattaaaaatgacataactgagcgaatgacacttaatgacagttgtcataaacattcattgtcataaacattcaaaacctccttcatattcatgacatgtgtcatgtcatgattatgaaggtgtcatgtcagtcttatgcacaccccttcaagtaaagtgttaccaaagtttCATAAAgcaataatgattttatactttttaaggAATGTAATTGGAGTTTGGGCTCTGGGTAATTCCCTCTGCCCCATTCCCAAAATTCAACCCCACAAATATGTTCCGTTTGGATCATTATTGGACAGtacatttacaaaacataaataccatcatttattaatcatgaaattacaTTTCACATTCATAGAAACCTAATAGTGCTTGGAAATCTCATTGGAATTAGGTTGTCatggattttgtttttgttttatagttGCACACTGTTCCTCAGTGTGTCTTAGTGCTTTGGTCTGGCCTTTTTATAAAATCAAtaggtttttatttatataaaagacATCCAAGTACTCAAATTCATATAGACATAATGAAACATCTTTTCTATGGCTGTCAGACAAAAATCCTTTGTAAATAGCTTACTTTGATGGGAGTGAATGCTATTCGAAAGCGGTGTAATTAGTCGCATCTAAGTTCTGAACTGCCTTTCCTTTCCTAAAGGCTTTGGCCTAGTAGGTTGCCTCCAATTTTaggtataaataaatgtatattccTTCACATACTGTACAGTGAAATATCTTACCTGATTACCAATGTTCCCAATACATGAAAAAGCTGGATCGCCGACTCCAGTACCGTCTCTTTCCAGTGTAATGAAATTGTGGGTTGGTAATCTGCTACCCTCAATCCAATAATCTAATCTAAATATAATCTGTCCCGCACAATAAACTtctttaaatatactttaacaaattaatttgatgtaaaaacaaaaaaacaaactacTAGAGCAACAACGGGACTGTTTTTCACCTTCATTCACTTCCACATCTACGTGGCAGCATGGTCACTGTAAGAACTCCAGATTAAAGCGGATTACACCTGTTGAGCATATGCTGTTACAGCCTCACTGAAAACATGCCACTGGCTGTCCAATTTTAAGTATTCAACCATAATCTCCTGCCTTGAATTTATCATAAATTATCTTGAAATGAAAAACTTGGCTtgacaacattttatttttaaatttcatttttattttgattcacaaaaaaaaatgttgacctCAAACACAGAAGTTGGGAAGGCTTCATAAGAACAAGAACATACAAATGCAGGTGTAATTGCAGTAACTCTTTCAGCTAGATTTAGACTCGAGATGGGCAGCTCTCTGCACTCTTCCCCCCCTAGAGGTTTTAAATACTTCCTTTACCCAAAACATTTTCCAAAGCCTTAATGCATGCatgatttttgttttatgtCAATGGCCTCAATATAATTTCAGTCTTTTCAACAAGAACAAACTAACAAACTTTGCCAGGAAACGGCTTAAAACTGTTGACT encodes the following:
- the rps15 gene encoding 40S ribosomal protein S15, coding for MADVEQKKKRTFRKFTYRGVDLDQLLDMSYEQLMQLYCARQRRRLNRGLRRKQQSLLKRLRKAKKEAPPMEKPEVVKTHLRDMVILPEMVGSMVGVYNGKTFNQVEIKPEMIGHYLGEFSITYKPVKHGRPGIGATHSSRFIPLK
- the abhd8b gene encoding LOW QUALITY PROTEIN: protein ABHD8 (The sequence of the model RefSeq protein was modified relative to this genomic sequence to represent the inferred CDS: deleted 1 base in 1 codon), with protein sequence MLTSFVDGIFCCFTGKSTNVVVPIESSEPTDGFEFVEVKPGRVLRVRHIIPDRPVVEEPGTGEGGSVSCKRKISVYRNGQLLIENINEATHPELVRYQNGDSTVDMEVSNCEAPAAGQATEPTPGSAAGQDTDTKPVPQQEQQQVQRRRRKPKRSIVIDCERKIACCKGTHPDVALFFIHGVGGSLDIWGSQLDYFSQLGYEVIAPDLVGHGASSAPQIPAAYTFYALAEDVRIIFKRYAKRRNILVGHSYGVSFCTFLAHEYPEQVHKVVMINGGGPTALEPSLCSVFNLPTCVLNFLSPCLTWSFLMAGFAHQGTREKKLLKENNAFNVSSFVLRSMMSGQYWPEGDEVYHAEITVPVLLVHGMYDKFVPVQEDQRMAEILLLGFLKVIDDGSHMVMMECPDVVNTLLHEFFLWQPATASKPKQEAAPTKPTTKSPEDTRPKTAPKSPSKSQPDLIRPTTAPKTINTGTEASVDIRSKGKK